The genomic DNA AAAGAACTGCGTTTTCGCCTTCGCCCTTGGTGCGTGCGTAATCCGATGGCGAATTGACGTCGGCCGCGAGCGAGGACAGATGCGTCATGCGAATGCCTGCGGCCTTGGCGGCTTCGGCGATGTTCTTCGCGCCCAGCACCTGAACGGTGTTGAAACGCTGGCGACCGCTTTCAGCAAGGATGCCGACGAGGTTCACGACATGGTCGGAACCCTTGACGACATGTTCGACCGAAGCGCGGTTGCGGACATTGGCCTGCACCATCTGAATCTGGCCGACATTGCCGAGCGGAGCCATGTAATAGGCAACTTCCGGCTTGCGCACGGCAACGCGCACGCGATAGCCGCGCTTGGTGAGACTTGCGACGACCGCGCGCCCGACAAAGCCGGAGCCGCCGAAAACGGTGACCAGTTTCGGCCTGTTGTGGACTTCGTTCGGTTCGGTCTTCATCCTAAACTCCTGCATGAAAGCCAGCTGCGCCGCTTGCATTGAGCGGCGGCGATGCATCTATATTGCCGGTGATTTATCGCCTTTTGGCCACAAGGCAAAGGGGACTTGTTGTCACGATCATGATAGCAGGACTTTTTCCCATGTTCGTTTTTTTGTTTCAGCGTGATCTTATCCGAAAACCGCTTTGAGATTCCGCTTCTTGCTGTTAAATCGCGCGCATGAGCACACCACTTGACCATATTCGTAATTTTTCGATCGTCGCCCATATCGACCACGGCAAATCGACGCTGGCCGACCGCCTCATTCAGTTGACCGGCGGGCTGGACACGCGCGAGATGAAGGATCAGGTTCTCGACTCGATGGATATCGAGCGCGAGCGCGGCATCACCATCAAGGCGCAGACCGTCCGTCTCAGCTACAAGGCGAAGAACGGCGAAGATTATGTGCTGAACCTGATCGACACGCCCGGACACGTCGACTTCGCCTATGAAGTCTCGCGCTCGCTGGCTGCGTGCGAAGGTTCACTTCTGGTGGTGGACGCCTCTCAGGGCGTGGAAGCGCAGACGCTGGCCAATGTCTATCAGGCCATCGACAACAACCATGAAATCGTGGTTGTGCTGAACAAGATCGACCTGCCCGCTGCCGAGCCTGAGCGCGTCAAGCAGCAGATCGAGGAAGTGATCGGCATTGATGCCGCACAGGCCGTGCACATTTCTGCCAAGACCGGCATCGGCATCGAGGATGTGCTGGAAGCCATCGTCACGCAATTGCCCGCGCCGAAGGAAGGCGACCGCAATGCGCCGCTCAAGGCCATGCTGGTCGATAGCTGGTATGACAGCTATCTTGGCGTTATCGTTCTGGTGCGCATCATTGATGGCGTCCTGAAAAAGGGCCAGACCATCCGCATGATGGGCACGGGCGCGAAATATCCGGTGGAACGCACCGGCGTGTTCACGCCGAAGATGGTTCAGGTGGACGAACTCGGTCCCGGCGAGCTTGGCTTCATCACCGCTTCGATCAAGGAAGTGGCCGACACCCGCGTCGGCGATACGATCACCGAAGATCGCCGCCCGACGAACAAGATGCTGTCTGGCTTCAAGCCCGCGCAGCCGGTCGTGTTCTGCGGCCTGTTCCCGGTCGACGCGGCGGATTTTGAAGATCTGCGCGCTGCCATGGGCAAGCTGCGCCTCAACGATGCGTCGTTCTCGTTTGAAATGGAAACCTCTGCTGCGCTTGGTTTCGGCTTCCGCTGCGGGTTCCTTGGTCTCCTGCATCTGGAAATCATTCAGGAGCGTCTTGAGCGCGAGTTCAATCTCGATCTCATCACGACCGCGCCTTCGGTTGTCTATCGCCTGAACATGCAGGACGGTTCGCAGAAAGAGCTGCACAATCCGGCCGATATGCCGGATGTGGTGAAGATCAATGCGATTGAAGAACCTTGGATTCGCGCGACCATCATGACACCGGATGATTATCTCGGCGCGATCATGAAGCTCTGCCAGGAGCGCCGTGGTCTGCAGATTGATCTGACCTATGTCGGCCCGCGCGCCATGATCACCTATGATCTGCCGCTCAACGAAGTGGTGTTCGATTTCTACGACCGTCTGAAGTCGATCTCGAAGGGCTATGCTTCGTTCGACTACAATCTTTCGGATTACCGTGAGGGCGATCTGGTCAAGATGTCGATCCTCGTGAACGAGGAGCCGGTCGACGCGCTTTCGATGCTGGTGCACCGCTCGGCGGCGGAAAAGCGTGGCCGCGCGCTGTGCGAAAAGCTGAAGGAACTGATCCCGCAGCACATGTTCAAGATCCCGATCCAGGCGGCCATCGGCGGTCGTATCGTGGCGCGTGAGACGATCTCGGCACTGCGCAAGGACGTGACGGCCAAGTGCTACGGCGGCGACGTGACGCGCAAGCGCAAACTTCTGGAAAAGCAGAAGGAAGGCAAGAAGCGCATGCGCCAGTTCGGCAAGGTCGAAATCCCGCAGGAGGCCTTCATACAGGCGCTCAAGATGGGCGATGATTGATCTCAAGTTGTTTTAGGGGCGCTTCGGCGCCCCTTTTTATTTCTGTTGTTTCTTGAATATTTTATAAGGAATTATGCATGTTCGGACTATTGAAAGCGTTGATTGAGTTTTGTCATTCGATACTGAAAATTTTTGTGGAGCGATCGGAAAGAGCAGCTCATAGCATTGAGAAAGAGGAAGAAAGTCGCCGTAGCAAAGAGCAAGAAGCGTTGCAGTGGCTGAACCATCATTTGCCAGCATTGGAAAATGCGGCGCGAGATGCATATTCTTTCATTCTGCAAAAGTCGTCTGAACAGGTTCCGGTAGACTATTCGGGAGCGGCTTATCCATTTGTTGAAAAGTTGAACACTTTCCCATCAGATGACCGGAACGCTATTAAGGTACGTTTTCAACTGCTTCGTGGGAAGGACTCCAAGAGAGCTTGGGCGAAGTGTAAATCTTATGTTGATTTATGGGAAAAATGCATGGGGCAGTTTCCTGGTAATGTGCCGGATTTTCCATATGATATCGAGAAATTCTATAAGGTTTGTTGTGTTTTCAAAACAGTGACGGGAACTAAGTAATACGGATGTGCTGAACATGTCTCCATCGATCTCCATTACCTACTGCACCCAATGCAACTGGCTGCTGCGTGCTGCGTGGATGGCGCAGGAACTGTTACAGACTTTCGGGCAGGACTTAGGCGAAGTGGCGCTGCGTCCGGGGACCGGCGGGGTTTTTGAAATCCGTGTTCATATGCCGGACGGCAGTGAAGAACTCATCTGGGAGCGCAAGCGTGACGGCGGATTTCCGGAAGCCAAGGTGTTAAAGCAGCGCGTGCGCGATCTGGTCTGGCCGGAACGCGATCTCGGTCATTCGGACCGGCCAGCCAATACTTGATGCTATCGGCCCTTTCGACAGGCTGAGAATGAGGGTCGAGTTGTGCGTTTCCTCGTCCTTCGAGACGGCGCTTCGCGCCTCCTCAGGATGAGGGAAATAACAGCGTCGCTATTCTGAGCCGAAGAAATTAGTCCTCATCCACCACGCGCAGGCGCATTTGAGTGGGAGTGTTTTCCGTCTGTCTCGTTTGCGGGCGGGATGCCTCCTCTGCGGGTGCAGGGCCAAATTCCAGCGCTTCGATCTTCGCGCCGCGCCGGGTGACCTTGTTGGACGACACCAGAATATCGTCAATATCCTTGTTGGCCTGCACAAAGTGCGTTTGCAGCTTCCGCACGCGCTCGTCCAAACGGCCCACATCTTCCATCAAGCGGATCACCTCGCCCTGAATCACATGCGCCTGCTCGCGCATGCGGGCATCCTTCAGGATCGCCTGAATGACCTGAATCGACAGCATCAGCAGCGACGGCGAGACAATGACGACCCGCGCCCGATGCGCACGCTGGATCAGGGCCTCGAAGTGCTCGTGAATATCGGCGAAGATGGACTCCGACGGCACGAACAGAAAAGCCGTATCCTGTGTTTCGCCGGGGATCAGATACTTGTCCGAGACATCCTTGATATGCACTTCCATGTCGCGGCGGAACTGGGCGACTGCTGCCTTGCGCGCCTCCGGCTGTTCCGTTTCGCGCATCGAATTCCAGGCTTCGAGCGGGAATTTTGCGTCGATCACGAGCGAGGGCGCATTGTTCGGCATCCGTACAAGGCAGTCGGGGCGGGTGCTGTTGGAAAGCGTTGCCTGAAACTCGTAGGCCCCCTGTGGCAGGCCATCGGCAATGATCGCTTCCATGCGCGACTGGCCGAAAGCGCCGCGCGTCTGCTTGTTGGCGAGGATCGCCTGCAATTGCACCACCTGTCCGGCGAGCGACTGGATATTGTTCTGCGCCGTGTCGATGACGGCGAGACGCTCCTGCAATTTGGCGAGATTTTCATGCGTCGAGCGGGTCTGTTCGGTCATGGTCTGGCCGATGCGATGCGTCATGCCGTCGAGCCTTTCGCGGATCGACTGGTTGAGTTCCGCCTGCCGTGAGCCGAATACCTCGGCCATGGTCTGCATCCGGCCCTGCATCTCGGCCTGTGCCTTCAGGATTTCCGCCATGCGATATTCCGCATCGCGGGCACGGTCTTCGGCCTGTGCTTCCGCAACCGCACGAAGCCGGGCGGAACGTGTCGCCGCGATCAGAAAAATGGCAAGACACAGCACCAGCACGACGATACCCGCCAGCAGGATACTCCCCAGCGTGAAGGATGTGGCACCGAGCTGCAGAATCGGCTCATTCAGGAGATTCTGGTTTTCCATGAAGAGAGCTTAGCTGATTCGTATCGTCTTGATGAGATCAAAACGAGAACATTTTGCAAAGTGTAATTGACGATTCTCGCGTGAGCCATTACGTGAAAGCCCATGTCTGTAAAACCGCTTGTCATCCTTCCCGATCCCGTCCTGCGCCAGGTTTCCAAGCCTGTGGAGCGCTTTGACGACCAGCTGCGCAAATTTGCCGGCGACATGTTCGACACCATGTATGATGCGCCGGGCATTGGCCTCGCCGCCATTCAGGTAGGCGAACCGATCCGCATGCTCGTCATCGACCTTGCCAAGGAAGATGAACCGAAAGCGCCGCATGTCTTCATCAATCCCGAGATTGTCGGCGTGACGGATGAAGTCAGCACCTATGAGGAAGGCTGTCTTTCGATCCCGGATTATTATGCCGAAGTGGAACGGCCAGCCGCCATCAAGGTCAATTACTTCGATGCAGATGGCAAACAGCATCTGATCGAAGCCGACGGGCTGATGGCTACCTGCCTGCAGCATGAGATCGATCATCTGAACGGCGTGCTCTTCATCGATCATATTTCCAAGCTGAAGCGCGATATGGTCATCAAGAAGTTCAAGAAGCTCGCCAGCCAGCGCGCGCCCGGGAAAGTGCTTTAATGCGTGTCGTTTTCATGGGGACGCCGGAATTTTCCGTGCCGATCCTCACCGCCATCATCGGTCACGGTTATGAGGTTGTTGCGGCCTATACGCAGCCGCCGCGCCCGGCGGGCCGTCGCGGGCTGGAGCTGACCAAGTCACCGGTGCATGAAAAGGCCGAACAGTTCGGCATTCCGGTGTTCACGCCGAAGAGCCTCAAGGGTGCGGAAGAGCAGGACGTTTTCGCAAGCCTCGAAGCCGATGTTGCGATTGTCGTGGCTTATGGCCTGCTGCTGCCGCAAGCCATTCTGGATGCACCGCGCCTCGGTTGCTATAACGGCCATGCCTCGCTGCTGCCGCGCTGGCGCGGCGCGGCTCCGATCCAGCGTGCCATCATGGCAGGCGATAGCGAAACCGGCATGATGATCATGAAGATGGATGCCGGGCTCGATACCGGTCCCGTTGCCATGGCCGAAAAGGTTGCGATCACGCCGGACATGACGGCAGGCGAACTGCATGACCGTCTGAGTATGATCGGCGCCGACCTGATGATCCGTGCGCTGGGCGCGCTTGAGCGTGAAAGCCTTGCCTTGCAGCCGCAGGCGGAAGAAGGCGTCACCTATGCCGCCAAGATCGACAAGGCCGAGGCGCGCATCGACTGGTCGAAGCCGGCACAGGACGTGCACAATACCATTCGCGGTCTGTCGCCCTTTCCGGGGGCATGGTGCGAGATGGAAATCAATGGCGCTGTCGAACGTGTGAAGCTTCAGCGCTCGGCGCTGGGTGAGGGGTCCGGTGAACCGGGCACGGTGCTGGACGATCGCCTGACGGTTGCCTGCGGGGAAGGGGCCGTGCGGCTCGTTACGTTGCAGCGTTCCGGCGGCAAGCCATTGCCCGCGCAAGAATTTCTGCGTGGCGCACAGGTTTCGAAGGTTCTGTAAGCGGTGCCGCGCTACAAGCTCACTGTCGAATATGACGGCACGCCCTATGTTGGCTGGCAGCGGCAGGAAAACGGCCATGCGGTACAGAATGCCATCGAACTGGCATTCAAGAAGTTCTGCGGCGAAGATTTGACGCTGAGTGCGGCTGGCCGCACCGATGCAGGCGTGCATGCAACCGCGCAGGTCGTGCATGTCGATCTCACCAAGGATTGGGGTGCAGGCAAGGTGCGCGATGCGGTCAATGCGCACCTCGTCATGGCGGATGAGCGCGTCAGCATCTTGAATGTCGAGAGGACGACGGACACATTCGATGCGCGTTTTTCAGCGCGTGCCCGGCATTATCTCTATCGTATCCATAATCGCCGTGCGCCTCTGGCGGTTGATTATCAGCGCGCATGGTGGGTGCAGAAGCGACTTGATGCTGAAGCGATGCACGAAGCAGCAAAGCGGCTCCTGGGCGAGCACGACTTCACGACGTTTCGCGCCACGCAATGCCAGGCCAAGAGCCCGGTCAAGACGCTCGACCGGCTCGATGTCATCCGCAACGGCGATTACGTGGAAATGCGCGTTTCTGCGCGGTCCTTCCTGCACAATCAGGTCAGGTCCTTCGCAGGCAGCCTGATGGAAGTGGGTGTTGGCCGCTGGACGGCGGATGATCTGCAAGCGGCTTTGGAAGCCAAAGATCGCAAGGCCTGCGGGCAGGTTGCCCCGCCCTATGGGCTTTATCTGATTGGTGTGGACTACGCCTTTCCGTACTGAGACCCGAAGCGCGCTCTAGGGAATCAAGAGCAAACTTCCGGATGATTTTCCCGTCTCCAGCGCACGATGGGCCTGTGCTGCCTCGCTCAGCGGATAGGTTGCCCCAATCGTTCCAGTCAGTCCCTTTTCCATGATGTCGAAAAGCTTGGAGGCGGAGTTTCGGTAGTTATCCAGATCGTTGATGTAAGCGATCACGCTTGGCCGGACGAAAGAAAGATCTGCTTGATTGCCGAGTGCATCAATGACGGTCTGGGAGATTTTTCCACCGGCCTGACCGATGCTCGCCAGAGTTCCAAACGGGCGCACGCATTGTGCCGTTTTGGCCAGAGTTTCACCGCCGATCCCGTCATAGGCGACGTGAACGCCCTGTCCATCCGTGAGACGCCGGGTGGCTGTGACGAAATCGCAATCGCGTCCAACGAGCACATGATCGGCGCCATTTTTGCGCGCCATTTCGGCTTTGTCTTCCGAGCTGACGGTTCCGATCACTGTTGCTCCAAGAGCCTTGCCCCAGCGAGTCAGCAAAGTGCCCAGTCCGCCTGCGGCTGCATGCACCAGCATGATTGTATCCGAGCCAACGGGAAATGTATCGGTCAGAAGCATGTGGGTGGTAAGACCGCGCAGCATGGTCGCTGCTGCCGACTGCGAGGAAATTGTGCCGGGCAGTAGCAGCGCCCTTTGGGCCGGTAGAAGCCGGGTTGAAGCATATGCCCCCACTGGCAGGCCCGCATAGGCAACCCTGTCGCCTGGCTTGAGGTCGGTTACATCCGATCCGACAGCTTCCACCACGCCTGCACCTTCGACGCCGAGCACTGCCGGAAAGGACGGCAGCGGATAGAGGCCGGTCCGATGATATATGTCGACAAAGTTCACGCCGATTGCCTCGTGGCGAAGACGTATCTCGCCCGCACCGGGGCTTCGGGGTGTCTGCGGGACTGTCTGAAGCAGCCCTGCTTCACCTGTTTCGTTCAGAATGATCTCGTAGTCCATCAGTCAGCCTCCGTTGCAATCCGTGGCAGTATCGTGGATAGAGAAACGGGAAAAAATTGCCGATTTTATCGCAGCGTATGGGAAAAATTTCACAATGGTGAATTGGGAAAGCGTGCGTTACTTTGTGGCTTTGGCCGATACGGGGACTCTGTCCGGTGCCGCCCGATTGCTCAATGTAGAACATGCGACGATTGCGCGACGTGTGGCAGCTCTGGAATCCGAAACCGGTTTGAAACTGGTTGATCGTCGGGGGCGACGTTTTCTGCTGACGGAAGACGGCGAGCGGATTGCGGCGATTGCCCGCAAGATGCAGGACGAGGCACAAGCCATCAGCCGTTTCGGCGCAGTTCGGGATACGGGCATAAGCGCTACCATCACGCTCACCGCGCCGCCGTCCTATGCGGTTGCAAGACTGGCGAAGCCGCTCGCTGCCGTGTCAGAACAATATCCGGGTATCCATATGCGTGTGATGGGAGAAGCACGCTTCAGTTCACTGAACCGTCGGGAGGCGGATATAGCTATTCGCCTGACGCGCCCGACAACCGGCGATCTCACCATTCGCAGGCTGGGCGAGGAAGCTTTCCGCCCTTATGCGAGCCGGGATTATCTGGCGCGAACTCCTCCTGAAGAATGGCAGTTCATTGCTTATGATGAAAGTCTGGAAGACGCTCCGCAGCAGGCCCATTTGCTTGCTTTGGCTGGTGCCCGGCCAATCGCCCTGCGCGCCAATACGCTGGAGATGCAGCTCGCTCTTGTAAGCGAGAATGCGGGCATAGCCATGTTGCCTGATTTCATGGCTGAGACGCAGGAGCAGCTGGTGCCAGCGCTGCCGGATCATGCCCCCCTCACACGCGAGGTGTGGATGGTCGTTCATTCCGATATGAAGACGGTTCCGGCTCTCCGTGCCGTCATGGCCGAGATCGCCAGCGCCCTCAATCATCCCGTGCCGATATAATGGCTTTCGCTTTAATAGGCGTGCGGATCAAAGCCGATCCCGAGCAGTTGCTGCAGCAGGACGGTCAGGAACAGTGAGCCAAAGACGATGCAGGCGAAGAACGGTGCCGCATAGGCATGTGGGCGCTGCAGCGCGACAAAAGTCAGCCGGTAGCTCAGCACAATGGATGCGCCGAACATGATGAAGGCGAACAGGGTCGCGATGTCGAATCGTCCGGGAAAGAAGAGCTGTAGCAGTGTAATGGGCGCGAAGACCCACGAAAGCAGTGCGCTGCCCCAGTTGGTGGCAATCACGAAGGCCGCATAACGCTTGGCAATGCCGATCCGCTTGGCGATAAGGCCGATGATGACGAGCGGAATAATCCAGGCCGCTATGTCCACGAAGGCTGCGCGCGTGACAATGGCAAAGCGCAAGCCTGCCTCCTCGCGACCTGCCGTCAGATCCGCGGCATAAGCGACCCAGCTTGCGAAGAGCGGCGGCAGTGCAATCGCTATCGCAAAGAAGGACGACCAGAAGCCCTCGGCGGAAATGTCGAGATAGCCCAGTCCTTCCTTGCGCCCGAGCATCATTTTCCAGACGCCCCAGAAATATCTGAAAATATCGTCCAGGCTTGGCATGAGATTCCCAATTTTTCGCGTAATCCCGGCGGAACAGTCATGCGACTTTCCGGGACTATGCGTTACCCAAAGAAATCGGCGATGAAGCGTTCATAAATCTGTGTCAGGCCTTCGAGGTCGGCAAGGGCTACGCGCTCGTCAACCATATGCATGGTCTGTCCGACAAGGCCGAACTCGACCACCGGACAGTAATCCTTGATGAAACGGGCATCGGACGTGCCGCCTGATGTCGACAGTTCCGGG from Brucella anthropi ATCC 49188 includes the following:
- the lepA gene encoding translation elongation factor 4, producing the protein MSTPLDHIRNFSIVAHIDHGKSTLADRLIQLTGGLDTREMKDQVLDSMDIERERGITIKAQTVRLSYKAKNGEDYVLNLIDTPGHVDFAYEVSRSLAACEGSLLVVDASQGVEAQTLANVYQAIDNNHEIVVVLNKIDLPAAEPERVKQQIEEVIGIDAAQAVHISAKTGIGIEDVLEAIVTQLPAPKEGDRNAPLKAMLVDSWYDSYLGVIVLVRIIDGVLKKGQTIRMMGTGAKYPVERTGVFTPKMVQVDELGPGELGFITASIKEVADTRVGDTITEDRRPTNKMLSGFKPAQPVVFCGLFPVDAADFEDLRAAMGKLRLNDASFSFEMETSAALGFGFRCGFLGLLHLEIIQERLEREFNLDLITTAPSVVYRLNMQDGSQKELHNPADMPDVVKINAIEEPWIRATIMTPDDYLGAIMKLCQERRGLQIDLTYVGPRAMITYDLPLNEVVFDFYDRLKSISKGYASFDYNLSDYREGDLVKMSILVNEEPVDALSMLVHRSAAEKRGRALCEKLKELIPQHMFKIPIQAAIGGRIVARETISALRKDVTAKCYGGDVTRKRKLLEKQKEGKKRMRQFGKVEIPQEAFIQALKMGDD
- a CDS encoding SelT/SelW/SelH family protein produces the protein MSPSISITYCTQCNWLLRAAWMAQELLQTFGQDLGEVALRPGTGGVFEIRVHMPDGSEELIWERKRDGGFPEAKVLKQRVRDLVWPERDLGHSDRPANT
- a CDS encoding DNA recombination protein RmuC, with amino-acid sequence MENQNLLNEPILQLGATSFTLGSILLAGIVVLVLCLAIFLIAATRSARLRAVAEAQAEDRARDAEYRMAEILKAQAEMQGRMQTMAEVFGSRQAELNQSIRERLDGMTHRIGQTMTEQTRSTHENLAKLQERLAVIDTAQNNIQSLAGQVVQLQAILANKQTRGAFGQSRMEAIIADGLPQGAYEFQATLSNSTRPDCLVRMPNNAPSLVIDAKFPLEAWNSMRETEQPEARKAAVAQFRRDMEVHIKDVSDKYLIPGETQDTAFLFVPSESIFADIHEHFEALIQRAHRARVVIVSPSLLMLSIQVIQAILKDARMREQAHVIQGEVIRLMEDVGRLDERVRKLQTHFVQANKDIDDILVSSNKVTRRGAKIEALEFGPAPAEEASRPQTRQTENTPTQMRLRVVDED
- the def gene encoding peptide deformylase, producing MSVKPLVILPDPVLRQVSKPVERFDDQLRKFAGDMFDTMYDAPGIGLAAIQVGEPIRMLVIDLAKEDEPKAPHVFINPEIVGVTDEVSTYEEGCLSIPDYYAEVERPAAIKVNYFDADGKQHLIEADGLMATCLQHEIDHLNGVLFIDHISKLKRDMVIKKFKKLASQRAPGKVL
- the fmt gene encoding methionyl-tRNA formyltransferase, with the protein product MRVVFMGTPEFSVPILTAIIGHGYEVVAAYTQPPRPAGRRGLELTKSPVHEKAEQFGIPVFTPKSLKGAEEQDVFASLEADVAIVVAYGLLLPQAILDAPRLGCYNGHASLLPRWRGAAPIQRAIMAGDSETGMMIMKMDAGLDTGPVAMAEKVAITPDMTAGELHDRLSMIGADLMIRALGALERESLALQPQAEEGVTYAAKIDKAEARIDWSKPAQDVHNTIRGLSPFPGAWCEMEINGAVERVKLQRSALGEGSGEPGTVLDDRLTVACGEGAVRLVTLQRSGGKPLPAQEFLRGAQVSKVL
- the truA gene encoding tRNA pseudouridine(38-40) synthase TruA codes for the protein MPRYKLTVEYDGTPYVGWQRQENGHAVQNAIELAFKKFCGEDLTLSAAGRTDAGVHATAQVVHVDLTKDWGAGKVRDAVNAHLVMADERVSILNVERTTDTFDARFSARARHYLYRIHNRRAPLAVDYQRAWWVQKRLDAEAMHEAAKRLLGEHDFTTFRATQCQAKSPVKTLDRLDVIRNGDYVEMRVSARSFLHNQVRSFAGSLMEVGVGRWTADDLQAALEAKDRKACGQVAPPYGLYLIGVDYAFPY
- a CDS encoding quinone oxidoreductase family protein produces the protein MDYEIILNETGEAGLLQTVPQTPRSPGAGEIRLRHEAIGVNFVDIYHRTGLYPLPSFPAVLGVEGAGVVEAVGSDVTDLKPGDRVAYAGLPVGAYASTRLLPAQRALLLPGTISSQSAAATMLRGLTTHMLLTDTFPVGSDTIMLVHAAAGGLGTLLTRWGKALGATVIGTVSSEDKAEMARKNGADHVLVGRDCDFVTATRRLTDGQGVHVAYDGIGGETLAKTAQCVRPFGTLASIGQAGGKISQTVIDALGNQADLSFVRPSVIAYINDLDNYRNSASKLFDIMEKGLTGTIGATYPLSEAAQAHRALETGKSSGSLLLIP
- a CDS encoding LysR family transcriptional regulator encodes the protein MVNWESVRYFVALADTGTLSGAARLLNVEHATIARRVAALESETGLKLVDRRGRRFLLTEDGERIAAIARKMQDEAQAISRFGAVRDTGISATITLTAPPSYAVARLAKPLAAVSEQYPGIHMRVMGEARFSSLNRREADIAIRLTRPTTGDLTIRRLGEEAFRPYASRDYLARTPPEEWQFIAYDESLEDAPQQAHLLALAGARPIALRANTLEMQLALVSENAGIAMLPDFMAETQEQLVPALPDHAPLTREVWMVVHSDMKTVPALRAVMAEIASALNHPVPI